One Luteolibacter yonseiensis genomic window carries:
- a CDS encoding cysteine desulfurase family protein: MIYLDANATTPLLPEVLDAMLPWLRDGFSNPSGAYAGAKAARKAIDHARGQVAALIGAEPGEIIFTGGGTESVNTALHSLDRLTGQGKAVVSSIEHSAVLRYVEGLERSAAKVAVTLEGRLEIDNFVSSLDGAAFVSVMAANNETGVIQPLSEIVALAHERGLPVHTDAIQAAGKIPLDVRALGVDMLSMSAHKFHGPKGVGALFVRDGLRFKPLLEGGGQEAGRRSGTENTAGIVGMGAAAEWMMKHSSESTGAIRDAFEAKALEEISGIRVNGDTLHRLPNTSHLSFDRCDAAGLLILLDEAGVACSAGSACMTGKQKPSHVQLAMGIPEEIAKSSLRISFSRLNTMEEALAAATALKKAVEKLRRVQGSGVGPVVVYSP; the protein is encoded by the coding sequence GTGATCTACCTGGATGCGAATGCCACCACGCCGCTTCTCCCTGAAGTGTTGGATGCCATGCTGCCTTGGCTGCGGGATGGTTTTTCCAATCCCTCGGGAGCTTACGCGGGTGCAAAAGCGGCCCGAAAAGCCATCGACCACGCACGCGGACAAGTCGCAGCGCTGATCGGCGCGGAACCTGGCGAGATCATTTTCACCGGAGGCGGTACGGAGAGCGTGAACACCGCCCTCCATTCGCTCGATCGCCTGACGGGGCAGGGGAAGGCGGTCGTCTCCTCCATCGAACACAGCGCGGTGCTGCGTTATGTGGAGGGCTTGGAAAGATCCGCCGCCAAGGTCGCCGTGACTCTGGAAGGGAGGCTGGAAATCGACAATTTCGTCAGCTCGCTTGATGGGGCGGCATTTGTCTCCGTGATGGCAGCGAACAATGAAACCGGCGTCATCCAACCCCTGTCCGAAATCGTCGCTCTCGCACACGAGCGCGGGTTGCCGGTTCACACGGACGCGATCCAGGCGGCGGGAAAAATTCCGCTCGACGTTCGCGCGCTCGGCGTGGACATGCTCTCGATGTCCGCCCATAAATTTCACGGACCGAAAGGTGTGGGCGCGCTTTTCGTGCGCGACGGCCTGCGTTTCAAGCCGCTGCTGGAGGGTGGTGGCCAGGAAGCCGGCAGGCGCAGCGGCACGGAGAATACGGCCGGCATCGTCGGGATGGGAGCCGCTGCGGAATGGATGATGAAGCATTCCAGCGAATCCACAGGTGCGATCCGAGATGCTTTCGAAGCAAAGGCGCTTGAAGAGATTTCCGGAATCCGGGTGAACGGGGACACCCTGCACCGCCTGCCGAACACGTCGCACCTTTCCTTCGACCGGTGCGATGCCGCCGGTCTGCTGATCCTGCTGGATGAAGCGGGGGTGGCTTGTTCCGCCGGATCGGCATGCATGACGGGCAAGCAGAAACCCTCGCACGTGCAGCTCGCGATGGGTATTCCGGAGGAGATCGCCAAAAGCAGTCTCCGTATCAGTTTTTCCCGGCTCAACACGATGGAGGAGGCCCTGGCCGCAGCCACCGCGCTGAAAAAAGCCGTGGAAAAACTCCGCCGCGTGCAGGGCAGCGGTGTGGGACCCGTGGTGGTTTATTCGCCTTGA
- a CDS encoding 3'-5' exonuclease — protein MTLVRHCRFSAIDFESAGAARGKTDSPVQVGLASWALPDGHADPFVSYLQTDSPIQWSARKVHGIGPEQLKDAPALLMLWPEFRKRMAGAVVVAHGKGTEKRFLRAFPGHGFGPWIDTLLLARAAWPHLADHSLGALCESHGLTNAIHTLVPEKSWHDALFDAVASLVLLAYVVESHDLADHPVESLLQPDTSRWHQFKRS, from the coding sequence ATGACACTTGTCCGCCACTGCCGGTTTTCCGCCATCGATTTCGAATCGGCGGGGGCGGCACGGGGAAAAACCGATAGTCCGGTGCAGGTAGGCCTTGCCTCCTGGGCGCTGCCGGACGGACACGCCGATCCGTTCGTCTCCTATCTGCAAACGGATTCCCCGATCCAGTGGTCCGCCCGCAAGGTCCACGGCATCGGCCCCGAACAACTCAAGGACGCCCCCGCCCTCCTCATGCTTTGGCCGGAGTTCAGGAAGCGCATGGCAGGCGCGGTCGTCGTCGCACATGGGAAAGGCACCGAAAAACGCTTCCTCCGCGCCTTTCCCGGCCATGGATTCGGCCCTTGGATCGACACCCTCCTGCTGGCGCGCGCGGCGTGGCCGCACCTGGCGGACCATTCGCTCGGCGCGCTCTGCGAGTCGCACGGCCTGACAAACGCCATCCACACGCTGGTTCCGGAGAAATCCTGGCACGACGCCCTGTTCGATGCGGTTGCATCCCTCGTTTTGCTCGCCTATGTGGTAGAGTCCCACGATCTCGCGGATCACCCCGTGGAATCGCTGCTGCAACCGGACACGTCACGCTGGCACCAATTCAAACGCTCATGA
- the mntR gene encoding transcriptional regulator MntR, producing the protein MTSLPRRTSGSVAMDDYLEQILHLIKDKGYARAVDISKNLGISQASVTNMLQRLDAEGLVKHEKYRGTVLTDEGQRIALAIIERHETLTRFLRLFGIDEETIYHDVEGMEHHVSRPTLNVIRAVADALEADPELLERVRKEGRLSADPG; encoded by the coding sequence ATGACTTCACTACCCCGGCGCACCAGCGGCTCTGTCGCCATGGACGATTACCTTGAGCAGATCCTGCATCTCATCAAGGACAAGGGCTACGCCCGCGCCGTGGACATCTCCAAAAACCTCGGCATTTCACAGGCCAGCGTGACCAACATGCTCCAGCGGCTGGATGCGGAAGGACTGGTCAAACACGAGAAATACCGCGGCACCGTCCTGACAGACGAGGGCCAGCGCATCGCCCTCGCCATCATCGAGCGCCACGAGACGCTCACGCGGTTCCTGCGGCTCTTCGGCATCGACGAGGAAACCATCTACCACGATGTCGAAGGCATGGAACACCACGTCTCGCGCCCGACGCTGAATGTCATCCGCGCGGTGGCGGATGCGCTGGAGGCGGATCCGGAGTTGTTGGAGCGTGTGCGCAAGGAGGGCCGACTTTCAGCCGACCCGGGTTGA
- the dnaB gene encoding replicative DNA helicase, which yields MAADTKPAPAFRKTAELQQGASTVDDVTRALPHALGPEKSLLSSILQDPQEYIGVAIEEKLTADHFYLPSHSTLFTFLIEMFEAGHEIELVSLVQRLLDRGLLDRVGGPSSLTDLYTYAPSPGHFRHHLKFVKDKFVLRAIIQNSNEAIAQAYDAPDEVEALLDSVEAKVLAIREGSETNKAPTIKQSVNEVIEKFQALLAGEKDAQGIKSGFEELDRMCNGMKAGDMFVVAARPSMGKTSFMMNIVEHVCITEGKPSMVFSCEMSAFQIVQRVIFSRAKFAMSQLSRGYTPTKGDLQRIQRAAVETAAAKLFIDDTPGITINELRAKARRKKRDEDIQFIAIDYLQLMKSRTKQAEGSREREIAEISAGIKGLAKELGIPILILAQLNRGPESRTGKSLGVPRMSDLRESGSIEQDADMVGLLYRTAYYAEDAEEKEAEAGKAELVLAKNRNGETGHIPLTFVAELMRFETGAPAREEG from the coding sequence ATGGCAGCCGACACCAAACCAGCACCCGCATTCCGAAAGACCGCAGAGCTCCAGCAAGGCGCTTCCACGGTGGATGATGTGACACGCGCGCTGCCGCACGCGCTGGGGCCTGAGAAGTCGTTGTTGTCCTCCATCCTTCAGGACCCTCAGGAATACATCGGCGTGGCGATCGAGGAGAAGCTGACGGCGGATCATTTCTACCTGCCGTCGCATTCCACGCTTTTCACGTTCCTGATCGAAATGTTCGAGGCCGGGCATGAGATCGAGCTGGTCTCTCTGGTGCAACGGTTGCTGGACCGCGGTCTTCTGGACCGGGTGGGCGGCCCTTCCTCGTTGACGGATCTCTACACCTACGCACCCAGCCCGGGGCATTTCCGCCACCACCTGAAGTTCGTGAAGGACAAGTTCGTCCTGCGCGCGATCATCCAGAATTCGAACGAAGCCATCGCCCAGGCCTACGACGCGCCGGATGAGGTGGAGGCACTGCTTGATTCGGTGGAGGCGAAGGTGCTGGCCATCCGCGAGGGATCGGAGACGAACAAGGCTCCAACCATCAAGCAGTCGGTCAACGAGGTGATCGAAAAATTCCAGGCCTTGCTCGCCGGGGAAAAGGACGCGCAGGGCATCAAGTCCGGCTTCGAGGAGCTGGACCGCATGTGCAACGGCATGAAGGCGGGCGACATGTTCGTCGTCGCGGCCCGTCCGTCGATGGGCAAGACGTCGTTCATGATGAACATCGTGGAGCACGTGTGCATCACGGAGGGGAAGCCGAGCATGGTTTTCTCCTGCGAAATGAGCGCGTTCCAGATCGTGCAGCGGGTCATTTTCTCGCGTGCGAAGTTCGCGATGAGCCAGCTTTCCCGTGGCTACACTCCCACGAAAGGAGACCTGCAGCGGATCCAGCGTGCGGCGGTCGAGACCGCCGCGGCGAAGCTTTTCATCGACGACACCCCCGGCATCACGATCAACGAACTCCGTGCGAAGGCGCGCCGCAAGAAGCGCGACGAGGACATCCAGTTCATCGCGATCGACTACCTCCAGCTCATGAAGTCCCGGACCAAGCAGGCCGAGGGCTCGCGGGAGCGGGAAATCGCGGAAATTTCCGCAGGCATCAAGGGGTTGGCGAAGGAACTCGGCATCCCCATCCTGATTCTCGCCCAGCTCAACCGGGGTCCGGAAAGCCGGACCGGCAAGAGCCTCGGCGTGCCGCGGATGTCCGACCTCCGGGAATCCGGCTCCATCGAGCAGGACGCCGACATGGTCGGCCTGCTCTACCGGACCGCCTACTACGCCGAAGATGCGGAGGAAAAAGAAGCGGAAGCGGGCAAGGCGGAACTGGTTCTGGCGAAAAACCGTAACGGTGAAACCGGCCATATTCCGCTGACATTCGTAGCGGAACTCATGCGCTTCGAGACCGGCGCTCCGGCGCGTGAGGAGGGTTGA
- the dtd gene encoding D-aminoacyl-tRNA deacylase, translating to MRAILQRVLEASVTVDNQLISSIGPGLLILLGVEEGDTAEDVSWLSGKVARMRIFSDEEGKMNQSVADTGGEIIVVSQFTLHASTKKGNRPSFLKSAAPLVSEPLYEKFCEAVSRETGKPVGRGIFGADMKVALINDGPVTIFIDTRSRE from the coding sequence ATGCGAGCCATCCTCCAGCGCGTCCTCGAAGCTTCCGTAACGGTTGATAACCAGCTCATTTCCTCCATCGGTCCCGGCCTTCTGATCCTGCTCGGAGTGGAGGAGGGTGACACGGCCGAGGACGTGAGCTGGCTCAGCGGCAAGGTCGCCCGCATGCGGATTTTCTCCGATGAGGAAGGAAAAATGAACCAATCCGTGGCCGATACGGGGGGCGAAATCATCGTCGTGAGCCAGTTCACCCTGCACGCTTCCACAAAAAAGGGAAACCGGCCCTCTTTCCTGAAATCCGCCGCACCCTTGGTCTCCGAGCCGCTTTATGAAAAATTTTGCGAAGCCGTGTCCCGGGAAACCGGCAAGCCCGTGGGCCGGGGAATCTTCGGTGCTGACATGAAAGTCGCCCTGATCAATGACGGACCTGTCACCATTTTTATCGATACCCGCTCCCGGGAATGA
- the carA gene encoding glutamine-hydrolyzing carbamoyl-phosphate synthase small subunit, with protein sequence MTAILALEDGRCFEGTAFGATGTTTGEICFNTSMSGYQEVITDPSYRGQIVSMTYPQIGNYGINADDAESAGPHIRAFVIEELCEVPSNWRSSQPLSEYLAEHKILGIEGIDTRALTKHLRSRGAMRACVTTELDCEAAIAAAKASPSMEGMDYVKEVSTPESYLWEEESREWMLPNAMTGEVGNYRDLPPVRHRIVAFDFGLKYNILRRLRQAGFEVEVVSSTTTASEVLAKNPDGVFLSNGPGDPSALGYIHEELKQLIGKKPIFGICLGNQLLAHAFGGNTFKLKFGHRGGNQPVKDLRSGKISITSQNHGFAVDPDSLPDDVEVTHVNLNDGTVEGMRHKTLPVFSVQYHPEAAPGPNDASYFFEEFAELIESTKQ encoded by the coding sequence ATTACCGCTATTCTAGCCCTTGAAGATGGACGTTGTTTCGAAGGAACTGCCTTCGGAGCCACGGGAACCACCACCGGAGAAATTTGTTTCAACACCTCGATGTCGGGTTACCAGGAGGTGATCACCGATCCGTCGTACCGTGGACAGATCGTCTCGATGACCTACCCACAGATCGGGAACTACGGGATCAACGCGGATGACGCGGAGTCCGCAGGACCCCACATCCGGGCCTTTGTCATCGAAGAACTCTGCGAAGTGCCGTCCAACTGGCGCTCCAGCCAGCCACTTTCCGAGTATCTCGCTGAGCACAAGATCCTTGGGATCGAGGGAATCGACACCCGCGCGTTGACCAAGCACCTCCGTTCACGCGGGGCGATGCGCGCCTGCGTGACGACCGAACTCGATTGCGAGGCCGCCATCGCCGCCGCAAAAGCCTCGCCTTCCATGGAAGGTATGGACTACGTGAAGGAAGTCTCCACCCCGGAATCCTACCTCTGGGAAGAGGAATCCCGCGAATGGATGCTGCCGAACGCGATGACCGGCGAAGTCGGGAACTATCGCGACCTCCCACCGGTGCGCCACCGCATCGTGGCATTCGATTTCGGCTTGAAATACAACATCCTCCGCCGCCTACGCCAGGCAGGTTTCGAAGTGGAGGTTGTCAGCTCAACCACCACCGCCAGCGAGGTTCTGGCGAAAAATCCGGATGGTGTTTTCCTCTCAAACGGACCGGGCGACCCGTCCGCCCTCGGCTACATCCACGAGGAGTTGAAACAGCTCATCGGAAAAAAACCGATTTTCGGCATCTGCCTTGGAAACCAATTGCTCGCCCACGCCTTTGGGGGAAACACCTTCAAACTCAAGTTCGGCCATCGCGGCGGAAACCAGCCGGTGAAAGATCTCCGTTCCGGAAAAATTTCCATCACCTCGCAGAACCACGGTTTCGCGGTCGATCCGGACTCCCTGCCGGACGATGTGGAAGTCACCCACGTGAACCTGAATGACGGCACAGTGGAAGGCATGCGTCACAAGACCCTCCCTGTTTTCAGCGTGCAATACCACCCCGAAGCCGCTCCAGGCCCGAACGACGCGAGTTATTTCTTCGAGGAATTCGCCGAGCTGATCGAAAGCACGAAGCAATAA
- a CDS encoding adenylosuccinate synthase yields the protein MNTIIVGLQWGDEGKGKVVDYLTEDADVVVRGQGGNNAGHTVIAKGTKYVLHLLPSGILWDSKKNIIGNGVVIDPVGLVQEIQRIESQGISITPEKLLISDRAHVVLPFHKELDAAREAALGDQKIGTTRRGIGPTYADKVNRCGLRVADFLDREFTEQQITRRVAEANEVLARYDLTIFKAEEVIEEVYTAFERLRPHVTNTIPLLHSSWKAGESILFEGAQGTLLDIDFGTYPFVTSSNTTSGGSCTGTGLPPTAIQSVIGVCKAYTTRVGSGPFPTGDEGLSEYLHGLGREFGATTGRPRGCGWLDTVLLRFACMVNGVTGLAVTNVDGLDEYDTLQICTSYDIDGTIHELPPADRKAWDKAVPVYETLPGWKSDTTACASYDELPAQAKAYLTRLGELCGAPISFVGVGPDRAQTLVV from the coding sequence ATGAACACTATCATTGTTGGCCTCCAGTGGGGCGATGAGGGCAAAGGCAAGGTCGTCGATTATCTCACGGAGGACGCCGATGTCGTCGTGCGCGGCCAAGGCGGAAACAACGCCGGCCACACGGTCATCGCCAAGGGGACCAAATACGTGCTCCACCTCCTGCCTTCCGGCATTCTTTGGGACTCGAAGAAGAACATCATCGGAAACGGCGTGGTCATCGATCCCGTCGGACTCGTCCAGGAAATCCAACGCATCGAGAGCCAGGGAATCTCCATCACTCCGGAAAAACTGCTCATTTCAGACCGCGCCCACGTCGTGCTGCCATTCCACAAGGAACTCGACGCCGCCCGCGAAGCCGCTCTCGGCGACCAGAAGATCGGCACCACCAGGCGTGGCATCGGCCCGACCTATGCGGACAAGGTGAACCGCTGCGGCCTGCGCGTCGCGGATTTCCTTGATCGGGAGTTCACCGAGCAACAGATCACCCGCCGCGTCGCCGAAGCCAACGAGGTGCTCGCGCGTTACGATCTGACGATCTTCAAGGCGGAGGAGGTCATCGAGGAGGTTTACACGGCGTTCGAAAGACTCCGTCCGCACGTCACCAATACGATTCCCCTTCTCCACTCCTCGTGGAAAGCCGGAGAGTCCATCCTGTTTGAAGGAGCCCAAGGCACCCTGCTGGATATCGACTTCGGCACCTATCCCTTCGTCACCTCGTCCAATACCACGTCCGGCGGCTCCTGCACCGGCACCGGACTGCCACCCACGGCCATCCAATCCGTGATCGGCGTTTGCAAGGCCTACACCACCCGCGTCGGTTCCGGTCCTTTCCCGACCGGCGATGAAGGGCTTTCCGAATACCTCCACGGCCTCGGTCGCGAGTTCGGTGCCACCACCGGCCGCCCGCGCGGTTGCGGCTGGCTGGATACCGTCCTTTTGCGCTTCGCCTGTATGGTGAACGGTGTCACAGGCCTGGCGGTGACCAATGTCGATGGTCTTGACGAATACGACACGCTGCAGATCTGCACCAGCTACGACATCGACGGCACCATCCACGAACTCCCGCCTGCGGACCGCAAGGCGTGGGACAAGGCGGTTCCGGTCTATGAAACACTCCCCGGTTGGAAATCCGACACGACGGCGTGTGCCAGCTACGACGAACTTCCAGCCCAAGCGAAAGCCTACCTCACCCGCCTTGGCGAACTCTGCGGTGCTCCGATCTCCTTTGTCGGAGTCGGC